In Salvelinus namaycush isolate Seneca chromosome 36, SaNama_1.0, whole genome shotgun sequence, one DNA window encodes the following:
- the LOC120030664 gene encoding serine protease HTRA3-like isoform X1, with protein MQVLLFATVLFCVEDFVRAEPKPKCTERCDVSTCPSPSCPMGYVPDRCNCCLVCAQGEGDPCGRKDDLPCGDGLDCKHPAGKRLAKGFCLCKLGHKVCGSDGNTYGNVCQLKAQSRKALQQGLPAINSVQKGPCKINQNKGTSHPTSPRYKFNFIADVVEKIAPAVVHIELFLRHPLFGRNVPLSSGSGFVMSETGLIVTNAHVVSSTTPMSGHQQLKVQMHSGDIYEATIKDIDKKSDIATIKVNSLKKLSVLLLGHSADLRPGEFVVAIGSPFALQNTVTTGIVSTAQRDGKELGIRDSDMGYVQTDAIINYGNSGGPLVNLDGEVIGINTLKVAAGISFAIPSDRITRFLNESMDKQSKEVRSLKKRFIGIRMLTITSALVEELKQQNPDFPEVTSGIYVHEVVPHSPAQKGGIRDGDIIVKLNGRPLLTTTDLQGALTQETTLLLEVRRGNDDLLFNIQPDVIMQ; from the exons ATGCAGGTCCTTCTGTTTGCCACCGTTCTCTTCTGCGTCGAGGACTTCGTCCGTGCTGAGCCCAAACCAAAGTGCACGGAGCGCTGCGACGTGAGCacttgccccagccccagctgcCCGATGGGTTACGTTCCAGACCGATGCAACTGCTGCCTGGTATGCGCCCAGGGCGAAGGAGATCCATGCGGACGCAAAGACGACCTACCCTGCGGTGATGGACTCGACTGCAAGCACCCGGCCGGCAAGCGTCTCGCCAAGGGGTTCTGCCTGTGCAAATTGGGGCATAAAGTCTGCGGCAGTGATGGCAATACCTATGGGAACGTGTGTCAGCTTAAGGCGCAGAGTAGGAAGGCTCTGCAACAGGGGCTGCCAGCCATCAACTCGGTCCAGAAGGGACCATGCAAAAtaaaccaaaacaaag GTACTTCACACCCCACCAGTCCCAGGTATAAGTTTAACTTCATAGCTGACGTGGTGGAGAAGATCGCTCCGGCTGTGGTCCACATCGAACTCTTCCTCAG ACACCCTCTGTTCGGCCGGAACGTCCCTCTGTCTAGCGGGTCAGGCTTTGTGATGTCAGAGACGGGCCTGATAGTGACCAATGCCCACGTCGTGTCCAGCACCACGCCCATGTCAGGTCATCAGCAGCTCAAGGTCCAGATGCACAGTGGTGACATCTACGAGGCGACCATCAAGGACATCGACAAGAAGTCCGACATCGCCACCATAAAAGTCAACTCACTG AAAAAGCTCTCGGTGCTGTTGCTTGGCCACTCGGCCGACCTTCGACCCGGTGAGTTTGTGGTTGCGATCGGCAGCCCCTTTGCGCTCCAGAACACGGTTACCACGGGGATCGTGAGCACGGCCCAGAGGGACGGCAAAGAGCTGGGCATCAGAGACTCTGACATGGGCTATGTACAGACAGACGCCATCATTAAC TATGGAAATTCAGGTGGACCTCTCGTTAACTTG GATGGAGAGGTGATTGGCATCAACACTCTCAAGGTGGCTGCTGGGATTTCCTTCGCCATCCCCTCTGATAGGATCACACGCTTCCTCAACGAATCAATGGACAAGCAGAGCAAAG aagtgAGATCACTGAAGAAACGGTTTATTGGGATAAGGATGCTCACCATCACCTCAGC CCTGGTTGAGGAGCTGAAGCAGCAGAACCCAGACTTCCCAGAGGTCACTAGTGGGATCTACGTTCATGAAGTGGTTCCTCACTCTCCTGCACAGAA AGGTGGAATCAGAGACGGCGACATCATCGTGAAGCTGAACGGCCGTCCGCTGCTGACCACTACTGACCTACAGGGGGCGCTCACACAGGAGACGACTCTGCTGTTGGAGGTCAGGAGGGGCAACGACGACCTCCTCTTCAACATCCAGCCTGATGTCATTATGCAGTAA
- the LOC120030664 gene encoding serine protease HTRA3-like isoform X2: protein MQNKPKQSIGTSHPTSPRYKFNFIADVVEKIAPAVVHIELFLRHPLFGRNVPLSSGSGFVMSETGLIVTNAHVVSSTTPMSGHQQLKVQMHSGDIYEATIKDIDKKSDIATIKVNSLKKLSVLLLGHSADLRPGEFVVAIGSPFALQNTVTTGIVSTAQRDGKELGIRDSDMGYVQTDAIINYGNSGGPLVNLDGEVIGINTLKVAAGISFAIPSDRITRFLNESMDKQSKEVRSLKKRFIGIRMLTITSALVEELKQQNPDFPEVTSGIYVHEVVPHSPAQKGGIRDGDIIVKLNGRPLLTTTDLQGALTQETTLLLEVRRGNDDLLFNIQPDVIMQ, encoded by the exons ATGCAAAAtaaaccaaaacaaag TATAGGTACTTCACACCCCACCAGTCCCAGGTATAAGTTTAACTTCATAGCTGACGTGGTGGAGAAGATCGCTCCGGCTGTGGTCCACATCGAACTCTTCCTCAG ACACCCTCTGTTCGGCCGGAACGTCCCTCTGTCTAGCGGGTCAGGCTTTGTGATGTCAGAGACGGGCCTGATAGTGACCAATGCCCACGTCGTGTCCAGCACCACGCCCATGTCAGGTCATCAGCAGCTCAAGGTCCAGATGCACAGTGGTGACATCTACGAGGCGACCATCAAGGACATCGACAAGAAGTCCGACATCGCCACCATAAAAGTCAACTCACTG AAAAAGCTCTCGGTGCTGTTGCTTGGCCACTCGGCCGACCTTCGACCCGGTGAGTTTGTGGTTGCGATCGGCAGCCCCTTTGCGCTCCAGAACACGGTTACCACGGGGATCGTGAGCACGGCCCAGAGGGACGGCAAAGAGCTGGGCATCAGAGACTCTGACATGGGCTATGTACAGACAGACGCCATCATTAAC TATGGAAATTCAGGTGGACCTCTCGTTAACTTG GATGGAGAGGTGATTGGCATCAACACTCTCAAGGTGGCTGCTGGGATTTCCTTCGCCATCCCCTCTGATAGGATCACACGCTTCCTCAACGAATCAATGGACAAGCAGAGCAAAG aagtgAGATCACTGAAGAAACGGTTTATTGGGATAAGGATGCTCACCATCACCTCAGC CCTGGTTGAGGAGCTGAAGCAGCAGAACCCAGACTTCCCAGAGGTCACTAGTGGGATCTACGTTCATGAAGTGGTTCCTCACTCTCCTGCACAGAA AGGTGGAATCAGAGACGGCGACATCATCGTGAAGCTGAACGGCCGTCCGCTGCTGACCACTACTGACCTACAGGGGGCGCTCACACAGGAGACGACTCTGCTGTTGGAGGTCAGGAGGGGCAACGACGACCTCCTCTTCAACATCCAGCCTGATGTCATTATGCAGTAA